A portion of the Gossypium arboreum isolate Shixiya-1 chromosome 8, ASM2569848v2, whole genome shotgun sequence genome contains these proteins:
- the LOC108468845 gene encoding SKP1-like protein 14, giving the protein MSTTVPRKITLRTADNHEFEVDEAVAMELGTVKTFFDENPDATDEPIPLPNVSSKCLSTIIEYCKFHLSLRARGNDSSSAEEEGKVYDEEMIKTHDNESLIELILAVNYLNIKDMLDTLNQGVADRIKNKSVEYVRRFFGIENDYTPEEEAEIRAQYEWAFEGVDPDDD; this is encoded by the coding sequence ATGTCAACCACAGTCCCCAGAAAAATTACCCTCCGAACCGCCGACAATCACGAATTCGAAGTCGATGAAGCAGTAGCCATGGAACTCGGCACCGTCAAGACCTTCTTCGACGAAAACCCCGACGCCACCGACGAACCCATCCCTCTACCCAACGTTTCCTCCAAGTGTCTCTCTACAATCATCGAGTACTGCAAATTCCACCTCTCTCTCCGTGCCCGCGGCAACGATTCTTCTTCGGCGGAGGAAGAAGGCAAGGTTTACGATGAAGAGATGATCAAGACCCATGACAATGAGTCGTTGATCGAGTTGATCTTGGCCGTTAATTATCTCAACATCAAAGATATGCTTGATACGTTGAACCAAGGTGTTGCTGATAGGATTAAGAACAAGAGTGTGGAGTATGTTAGGAGGTTTTTTGGGATCGAAAACGATTATACACCTGAGGAAGAAGCTGAGATTAGAGCACAATATGAATGGGCTTTTGAAGGTGTTGATCCTGATGATGATTGA
- the LOC108467954 gene encoding 40S ribosomal protein S19-3 — protein sequence MEAARTVKDVSPHDFVKAYAAHLKRSGKIELPSWTDIVKTGKLKELPPYDPDWYYIRAASMARKIYLRGGLGVGAFRRIYGGAKRNGSRPRHFCKSSGSVARHILQQLQNVNIIDIDPKGGRRITSNGQRDLDQVAGRIAVAI from the exons ATGGAGGCAGCAAGAACAGTTAAGGACGTTTCCCCTCACGATTTCGTCAAGGCTTACGCCGCCCACCTCAAGCGCTCCGGCAag ATTGAGCTTCCTTCATGGACTGATATTGTCAAGACCGGCAAACTCAAGGAACTTCCTCCATATGATCCTGATTGGTACTATATCAGAGCCG CTTCCATGGCGAGGAAAATATACCTGAGGGGAGGTCTTGGTGTTGGTGCCTTTAGAAGGATTTACGGTGGGGCTAAGAGAAATGGAAGCCGTCCTCGCCATTTCTGTAAGAGCAGTGGAtctgttgctcgccacattcttcAACAATTGCAGAACGTTAACATCATTGATATTGATCCTAAAGg TGGTAGGAGAATCACATCGAACGGCCAACGCGACCTGGACCAAGTAGCCGGAAGGATTGCGGTTGCCATCTGA
- the LOC108470150 gene encoding uncharacterized protein LOC108470150 isoform X1, producing the protein MHKLGRGHRDKVQQFMTITGASEKLALQALKASDWHLEGAFDFFYGQQSHIKSYTDTTYLEELYKRYKDPYTDMILADGITLLCNDLQVDPQDIVMLVVSWHMKASTMCEYSKEEFFTGLQALGIDSLEKFRERIPFMRSELKDEQKFREIYNFAFGWAKEKGQKSLALDTAIGMWQLLFAEKQWPLVDHWCQFLQARHNKAISRDTWSQLLEFARTVDPALSNYDAEGAWPYLIDEFVEYLNENGIIQSGQFK; encoded by the exons ATG CATAAACTGGGCAGAGGTCATCGGGACAAAGTCCAGCAGTTCATGACTATAACTGGAGCGAG TGAAAAACTTGCTCTTCAAGCTTTGAAGGCGAGTGATTGGCATCTTGAAGGAGCTTTTGATTTTTTCTATGGCCAGCAGTCTCATATTAAAAGTTATACCGATACTACATATTTGGAAGAACTTTATAAAAGATATAAAG ATCCTTACACAGATATGATACTGGCTGATGGTATTACTCTTCTATGCAACGACCTGCAG GTGGATCCCCAAGATATTGTTATG TTAGTTGTTTCATGGCACATGAAGGCCTCCACCATGTGTGAATATTCCAAGGAGGAATTTTTCACTGGGTTGCAGGCACTAGG GATAGATTCTTTGGAGAAGTTTCGTGAGAGGATACCATTTATGCGTTCTGAGCTGAAAGATGAAC AAAAGTTCCGTGAGATATATAACTTTGCATTTGGCTGGGCAAAAGAAAAG GGTCAGAAATCTTTGGCATTGGATACTGCAATCGGTATGTGGCAGTTGCTGTTCGCTGAGAAGCAGTGGCCATTGGTTGACCATTGGTGCCAGTTTTTACAG GCTCGACATAACAAAGCGATCTCTCGGGACACATGGTCTCAACTTTTGGAGTTTGCTAGA ACGGTAGACCCTGCTCTATCGAACTACGATGCCGAAGGTGCATGGCCCTATCTTATAGATGAATTCGTGGAATACTTGAATGAGAATGGCATCATTCAAAGTGGACAGTTCAAGTGA
- the LOC108470150 gene encoding uncharacterized protein LOC108470150 isoform X2, giving the protein MHKLGRGHRDKVQQFMTITGASEKLALQALKASDWHLEGAFDFFYGQQSHIKSYTDTTYLEELYKRYKDPYTDMILADGITLLCNDLQLVVSWHMKASTMCEYSKEEFFTGLQALGIDSLEKFRERIPFMRSELKDEQKFREIYNFAFGWAKEKGQKSLALDTAIGMWQLLFAEKQWPLVDHWCQFLQARHNKAISRDTWSQLLEFARTVDPALSNYDAEGAWPYLIDEFVEYLNENGIIQSGQFK; this is encoded by the exons ATG CATAAACTGGGCAGAGGTCATCGGGACAAAGTCCAGCAGTTCATGACTATAACTGGAGCGAG TGAAAAACTTGCTCTTCAAGCTTTGAAGGCGAGTGATTGGCATCTTGAAGGAGCTTTTGATTTTTTCTATGGCCAGCAGTCTCATATTAAAAGTTATACCGATACTACATATTTGGAAGAACTTTATAAAAGATATAAAG ATCCTTACACAGATATGATACTGGCTGATGGTATTACTCTTCTATGCAACGACCTGCAG TTAGTTGTTTCATGGCACATGAAGGCCTCCACCATGTGTGAATATTCCAAGGAGGAATTTTTCACTGGGTTGCAGGCACTAGG GATAGATTCTTTGGAGAAGTTTCGTGAGAGGATACCATTTATGCGTTCTGAGCTGAAAGATGAAC AAAAGTTCCGTGAGATATATAACTTTGCATTTGGCTGGGCAAAAGAAAAG GGTCAGAAATCTTTGGCATTGGATACTGCAATCGGTATGTGGCAGTTGCTGTTCGCTGAGAAGCAGTGGCCATTGGTTGACCATTGGTGCCAGTTTTTACAG GCTCGACATAACAAAGCGATCTCTCGGGACACATGGTCTCAACTTTTGGAGTTTGCTAGA ACGGTAGACCCTGCTCTATCGAACTACGATGCCGAAGGTGCATGGCCCTATCTTATAGATGAATTCGTGGAATACTTGAATGAGAATGGCATCATTCAAAGTGGACAGTTCAAGTGA
- the LOC108470150 gene encoding uncharacterized protein LOC108470150 isoform X3 — MHKLGRGHRDKVQQFMTITGASEKLALQALKASDWHLEGAFDFFYGQQSHIKSYTDTTYLEELYKRYKDPYTDMILADGITLLCNDLQVDPQDIVMLVVSWHMKASTMCEYSKEEFFTGLQALGIDSLEKFRERIPFMRSELKDEQKFREIYNFAFGWAKEKGQKSLALDTAIGMWQLLFAEKQWPLVDHWCQFLQEFNPSTFHILKFRLDITKRSLGTHGLNFWSLLER, encoded by the exons ATG CATAAACTGGGCAGAGGTCATCGGGACAAAGTCCAGCAGTTCATGACTATAACTGGAGCGAG TGAAAAACTTGCTCTTCAAGCTTTGAAGGCGAGTGATTGGCATCTTGAAGGAGCTTTTGATTTTTTCTATGGCCAGCAGTCTCATATTAAAAGTTATACCGATACTACATATTTGGAAGAACTTTATAAAAGATATAAAG ATCCTTACACAGATATGATACTGGCTGATGGTATTACTCTTCTATGCAACGACCTGCAG GTGGATCCCCAAGATATTGTTATG TTAGTTGTTTCATGGCACATGAAGGCCTCCACCATGTGTGAATATTCCAAGGAGGAATTTTTCACTGGGTTGCAGGCACTAGG GATAGATTCTTTGGAGAAGTTTCGTGAGAGGATACCATTTATGCGTTCTGAGCTGAAAGATGAAC AAAAGTTCCGTGAGATATATAACTTTGCATTTGGCTGGGCAAAAGAAAAG GGTCAGAAATCTTTGGCATTGGATACTGCAATCGGTATGTGGCAGTTGCTGTTCGCTGAGAAGCAGTGGCCATTGGTTGACCATTGGTGCCAGTTTTTACAG GAATTTAATCCCTctacttttcatattttaaaattcag GCTCGACATAACAAAGCGATCTCTCGGGACACATGGTCTCAACTTTTGGAGTTTGCTAGA ACGGTAG
- the LOC108469111 gene encoding myb family transcription factor IPN2-like, with amino-acid sequence MFQPKKPSTMNSHHDNRPMCVQPDSGLVLTTDPKPRLRWTVELHDRFVDAVTQLGGADKATPKTIMRVMGVKGLTLYHLKSHLQKFRLGKQPHKEFNDHSIKDDLQRTSASSSGMMARSMNEMQMEVQRRLHEQLEVQRHLQLRIEAQGKYMQSILEKACQTLAGENMAAAGGAAGGYKGVGNHRGVLPHMDGAMKDNFGPTLNYPPFQDLNIYGGDQHLDIQHNVERSSPSLDGHFMSNKRHGPYGGGGGTGKSPLLWSDELRLQDLGMAPSCLGPQDDPFKTGVIQIGPPSIDTSGIGKLESLSDIYDTKPGISNDSIDERKFELSPKPERPSPRRAPFQTERMNP; translated from the exons ATGTTCCAACCAAAGAAACCCTCAACCATGAATTCCCACCACGATAATCGACCCATGTGCGTTCAACCCGACTCTGGTCTCGTCCTCACCACTGATCCCAAGCCTCGTCTCCGTTGGACCGTCGAGCTCCACGACCGTTTCGTCGATGCTGTTACTCAGCTCGGAGGAGCTGACA AGGCAACTCCAAAAACAATCATGAGAGTTATGGGGGTCAAGGGTCTTACACTTTATCACCTCAAGAGCCATCTCCAG aaattcaGGCTTGGAAAGCAACCTCACAAGGAATTCAATGATCATTCTATAAAAGATG ATCTTCAAAGAACTTCTGCTTCTTCATCTGGCATGATGGCTCGTAGCATGAATGA GATGCAAATGGAAGTGCAAAGAAGACTTCATGAACAATTGGAG GTTCAAAGACACCTTCAACTGAGGATTGAGGCTCAAGGCAAGTATATGCAGTCTATATTAGAAAAGGCTTGTCAAACCCTTGCCGGTGAAAACATGGCGGCGGCCGGAGGTGCAGCCGGAGGCTATAAGGGTGTGGGAAATCATCGAGGTGTTCTTCCTCACATGGATGGTGCCATGAAAGATAATTTTGGTCCTACTCTCAATTACCCACCATTTCAAGACCTTAATATATATGGAGGTGACCAACACCTTGATATTCAACACAACGTGGAGAGATCATCACCATCACTTGATGGCCATTTCATGTCAAACAAGAGGCATGGCCCTTACGGTGGCGGCGGGGGTACCGGGAAGAGTCCTTTACTTTGGTCCGACGAGCTTCGATTACAAGACTTGGGAATGGCTCCATCGTGTTTAGGACCACAAGATGATCCTTTCAAAACCGGTGTCATTCAAATCGGACCGCCTTCTATCGATACCAGTGGTATCGGTAAGCTAGAATCGTTATCAGACATTTACGACACGAAGCCGGGAATTTCCAATGACAGCATTGATGAAAGGAAATTTGAATTGTCGCCTAAGCCGGAAAGGCCGTCGCCAAGAAGAGCCCCGTTTCAGACAGAGAGGATGAACCCCTAG
- the LOC108469864 gene encoding E3 ubiquitin-protein ligase RGLG4-like, with amino-acid sequence MGNFICIQKLKNQQQQQQQASANRSIDKASKGTNSSNHSTTMSIGNSSNSVSKLSAKAKYGFIDDNFSTLHQVTAALRSSGLESSNLLIGIDFTKSNEWTGQVSFNNRSLHAIGAAPNPYEKAISIIGKTLAPFDDDNLIPCLGFGDATTHDDEVFSFHSDHSSCHGFEEVLDCYKKIVPNLRLSGPTSYAPVIDAAIDIVESSGGQFHVLVIIADGQVTRSVNTSDNELSPQEEKTINSIVNASSHPLSIVLVGVGDGPWEDMKKFDDKIPARDFDNFQFVNFTEIMSKNTSPDEKEAAFALAALMEIPFQYKAVMELGILGHRTGKAKKVVPRPPPAPYHAAARSEPVPTTVSSSPALDDRTQACPICLTSAKDLAFGCGHMTCRECGSRVSNCPICRQRITNRLRLFA; translated from the exons atgggtaattttatttgtatccAGAAACTGAAAaatcagcagcagcagcagcagcaggcAAGTGCGAATAGATCAATAGATAAAGCATCAAAAGGAACAAATTCAAGCAATCACTCAACAACCATGTCGATTGGGAATTCAAGCAACAGTGTTTCAAAGCTATCTGCGAAGGCTAAATATgggtttattgatgataatttcTCAACCCTTCACCAG GTTACAGCAGCATTAAGAAGTTCTGGTCTTGAATCATCTAATCTCTTAATCGGCATCGATTTCACCAAAAGCAATGAATGGAcag GCCAAGTATCATTCAATAACCGGAGCTTACATGCAATTGGTGCTGCACCAAATCCATATGAGAAAGCCATCTCCATAATCGGGAAAACTCTAGCTCCATTCGACGACGACAATTTGATACCTTGCTTAGGTTTTGGTGATG CAACTACTCATGATGATGAAGTGTTTAGCTTTCACAGTGATCACTCATCTTGCCATGGTTTTGAAGAAGTTTTGGACTGTTACAAGAAGATAGTCCCAAACTTGAGATTATCTG GGCCAACATCATATGCACCTGTAATTGATGCTGCCATTGACATAGTGGAAAGCAGTGGTGGCCAATTCCATGTGCTGGTTATCATTGCAGATGGCCAG GTCACACGAAGTGTTAATACAAGTGACAATGAATTGAGTCCACAAGAAGAGAAGACAATCAATTCCATTGTTAATGCAAG ctcACACCCACTGTCGATTGTACTGGTTGGGGTTGGCGATGGACCATGggaagatatgaagaaatttgatgatAAGATCCCTGCACGTGACTTCGACAATTTTCAG tTCGTTAACTTCACAGAGATAATGTCGAAAAACACAAGTCCAGATGAAAAAGAAGCTGCTTTTGCACTTGCTGCTCTCATGGAGATCCCTTTCCAATACAAGGCAGTGATGGAACTTGGTATTCTCGg ACACCGAACTGGGAAAGCAAAGAAAGTGGTTCCACGTCCTCCACCAGCTCCGTACCATGCTGCTGCTCGGTCGGAGCCTGTACCGACCACCGTCTCATCATCACCGGCATTAGATGATCGAACCCAG GCATGCCCAATTTGCCTTACGAGTGCTAAGGACTTGGCCTTTGGTTGTGGACATATG